In Biomphalaria glabrata chromosome 16, xgBioGlab47.1, whole genome shotgun sequence, the sequence CATGTATGTAGAGCCCCATCTGAGCCTAGCCATGGACTGGAAATATATAATGGTCAAACaaatagaagaaaagaaagTCCAAAAGAAATAGCCACTATCGAAGAAAGACGCAGACGATATAAAGAGAACTGacatcgtcccccccccccccccacctttctcATCAGACAACACATTCGTCACTGTTAGATCATCGAGGCCCGTGAAATACGAAGGACTCGTAACATTTGCTTTGAACATAGGTCATattgagagagactgagagagagagagagagagagagagagagagagtaaaattgattgattgattgatgaatagatggatggataaatgtatctatattttttttagaaaagccATACATCAATAAGTAGAGTTAATCAATACACCGAATGCACGACTCGCTGATCGATCAACAGATTAAAAACTGTAGTAATGATTATCTAAATGGTGAACTGGTTGATGCCATAGAGTACTATTCTGCATTTATTTACAGGAGataacttttgtatttttttcttcgaATACCTAGCAACTAATCGACTAATGGATCAATAATTTTACGCATAAGCCTTAACTTatatagatttagtattttgCTAAAAgtgggaacttttttttaactaatcaCTGTCAAATTTGATAGTTCTTAATCTGTAGTTACAGTACATAGCTCTTGAACCataaaacaagtttttaataGTAAacctattgaaataaaaatgaaacacacCACTAACAATTTCGTATggtgtaacaaaataaaatacacacaaaaagtagtcaaataaaatatgttcaacattcAAATGCTATCAAATAAAATACTGCTAAGGCCACAGTTTTAAACTGCGTGTTTCGTAACAGAATATGATGAAAGAAAAGAGCGAAACTAAAATGATACGAATCTAGAAAGTGAAACAAATCAAACTGAAAGGTGCTGGACAAAATGGTAATACTGCACAGGTACTCACTTGAATTCCGGGACACTTCCGTTTTGTTGGTAAAATGGTACTGAATACTGAATGACCCAGTTCTTCAACTGGCAGTCGTAGTATGGCACAGCCCAAAAGCCGTCCTctggagagacagagacagcTGAGGTCCACTTGCTGATGTAAGGAGACAGATATCCAACATCGGTCTTGTTGGTCAGGATTCTGTTTCTGGGTTTCATAAGACCCTCGGTGGATTTGTTGGCGTGGAAGGAGAACCAGGCCGTCCGGTGAAAGTGGTAAATCTTGGAAAGATCCGTGACCACAACTTCCCCGTCACGGGTCCTGTATGAATAGGGAAACAACGATCCCACCTGCGGCTTTTTGGGCGCCCCAGACGTAGTAGTGGGGGCCGGGGAGTCCGGTTTCGCCGGAGACGCCGAGGCGGCAGTGGATGCCGTCGCGCCTTCGCTTATGTTGAACGCAATGGCGCAGCCCCGCACCATCGGCCCAGTCTCGACGAGCGCTTGCGTCATGGCGTAGAAGACATTCATGTAAGATTCTGGTGGGTTATGCGAAAAGAGCAATAGGTCACTGATGGTGTTAGCCATTTGCACCGTCTTATTCACGATGTCGGCGAAGAAGCGATGGAAGTGCTGGGTATTCAGCTTCATGTTTTTCAGCAGCACGATTTTCTCCCCTGTTTCAGCGCAGGGCGCCTCCTGGGACCGGATATCCTCTATGTGATGAAGGGCTTCGGTCAGCAGAAGGTCCTCCGACTTGCCCTCGTCGGTGTTATTATCCACGGACCTCGGGTGCCGTTTCGTGTGGGTTGAGTTGCTGGCATACATGATGCCTTTCCCGTAAAAGGGCACAAAGTGGTTTTGTGAGGTCCAGGCGTTGTCTGTAACAACCCAAGCGCGAGAAGAAGACGGCAAGGCGTCTACTATCGACACATTATCAGCGTGGGTATCGCTTGCTTTCAGTAGATCTGCTCCGTCGTAGAACGACGTTACGGGTGTATCGGCGAGAAACTCTTTCAGCATTGCGAAACTGTCTTGGGGTGGTTTTCCCAATTCAGTCAATTCATTTTTCGCCttggaaagaaaaaagtgtTTCCGCGAAAGGGAGGTATTGATAAGGTGTAGCAAATCTTGAAAAACGTTTCGGTAATTAGTCTTTGCTCTACTTGGATACTTCATCTCCTCTGTCTGTTTGAGTGTGTCATCTAAGGAATAAATCCTTGAATTTTTGGTGCCTTCTACACTTATCCAATTGCGGTTTTGGGAATCGATGGTATTTTGACGCTTTTTTCGCGTTTGTTCTAAAATACGTTTTATGCTCCAAGGAAGAGACCGGCCAGATGAGCTCATTCTGGTGAACCTTCTGCGACCGCTTGTGCGTGCTTGAAGATAAGTGATTTTGGCTTGTATCGTGATGGACGATTGGTGAAGAGGGGAAGTCTGAAACCTGCCGAGGTTGGTGGTGACTTGTTTCCTGGCATTTTCTGGTGCCACGGCTGTTCCGTCGTCCACCACGCCGGCGAGGGCGACAGCTGCCACGATGCAGCAAGTGAAGACGAAGGTAAAGTATGCAGAGAACTGAACCAGAGTCCACCTCGCAGACGTTCTCTGCGCTGCCATGGCCACTGGGAGCTTGACCACGGCCTAAATCTAGCAATTTGTTTTGTTCGGGTTCGCAGTCACGCCCGATGTTTAATGTCGAGGTTGGCCTCAGCATACCAACTTAGGAGTGTCACTCAAATTCAGTGTTACATAGCTGCGTTTTAATCTTAACACTTTGACCACCGATAAAACCTTTTTCAGTCAAATGTccacattttcttttcaaacaaacaGCAGTTAAAGAGTTAAGGTAAATCTAGTTCAGAGTGTTTGAAATAGGAATCTTCACTGAAagatctttaaaagaaattttgaaAAGGCATAGTACAGGAAACTAGCCGTGGACTACAATAATTGTGTGTGACTTAGCTTGGTCCAATAACTTTTACTTGAGTAGAAGTAAGTATTTCGTAATTTAAAATTGGTAAAACTTAAACTGCATgaagaaatgtttaaaagaattgAGAAAAGCCCTTTCTTTCTAAGGATCATCACTCTTCAACACCATACCAGTGATTGCAAGGATGagtaaattgaaatatttaagaagaaaatgaaaactcATTTTTTGTAGGGAGTTAATAGTAGTGAATAATTTCAATGTGtttgttatgtaaattaaaacagAATTAGCACATTACAGATTGGAAGCTATATAAAttgctttattatttatttgtataaatatttctataaaaaacatagaaaaagattcgaaaaaattatacatttatCAAACTCCGTTTAGGTGACGacattttagaaaatatttgcGAAACTCAGAAGTATTCATGATATCATTGTAGATAAACAAAATTCTGAAAATCATGATATAAATCTATAACCTCAGATTCAAACAAAAATCGGGACAAAATTACTCATGCTACGATTTTAATGAACTTTTGAATGATATTCATGTACCGAAAAATGACAATTAGAATGAGCGAAACATGTCCTTGCGGAGCGTCCCGACAGAATGATGACCACGTCTTTCAAAGCTGAATATGTTATCAAGAAGTACGAAGAAGATTCTGACCCGAGAATACCACATtagaaaataaactataaaGAGAGCTGCCCAATCTGGAcagttcaaataaaaaaaatacggaTAGTTTATTTGAAACCTTGAAGTTGAGACCTCCAACATGAAacgagaacaaaaaaaaagataacatgaaacgagaattaaaaaaaaaacacgaaaaatTGAAACGAGAACATGAAACGAGAACGAGAACATGAAAcgggaatttaaaaaaaacgaaaaactaAAACGAGAACATGAAACGAGAACGCGAACATAAAACGAGAACGAGAACATGAAACGAAAAAAGGAAACGAGAATGTAAAACGAGAACAGAAAACTAGAATAAAAAACGAGAACATGAAACGAGATAGCCCAagaaggaaaaaacaatgaacTTTTCAGTACATATCAAATGAGATAGTGCTCCATTTTGTAACAAGAAGAAAAGTGTTTGCTGAATCACAGTTCAGCTCTGGTATCGATAACGGCAagactttttaaacatttagctAAACTGCTACATGCCAAAACTTAAATGTAAGATCTATcacaaaataagaaaagtgGGCAGtctagaacaaaataaaatgtcaccCTTGCCTTTGCTAAAACGACTTGCTGTTGTACTAAAGCTGCTTTGTTTTAGTTTGTacacaaagcttctatcaactcactctctcactgtctggtacaaatcttgtacacgttacttCCCCCACTTCCCATTGTCGGATCAATTCgaaattttttacaattattcattgctgatgacaaaacatgaatcaataaaaaaaaatatcaatagttaattaatcaataagtggtatttaattaattttgttctacaTAGAAAAATGGAGATAACTATTGTAGTATTGAGACATATGGCAGTAATCGtgaagttctttcccttagataagcttttttttaaacccatctaaatatatataattctcttcttccctaaacaggtcaaacaagaagtaaaggaaagataactctcttatttcaccccacgaaaaaaaaacaagagggggggggggaggacacgttttcacagctcgctacggatggctgcgccctggactgtcaaaccctgcccgctcccatcccatgtgggaggtttggactaggaagtaaactatcttcaactctgaaggaacatccgaaacatgtaaaacattttacaacaaaacaaacatttacaaacacaaaatagcagggccggacttaagcattttggggccctattcgaaacggatttcgcggggccaagtttgggtagggaagcggacaataagtgaaatttaagagtttgtattagaaaataaattcgtctatgcattttattcattctttactacgtacagaattactttacgagccttgcgtgtagcaaagtcatacattatatcataataattctgtttcctacatagatctcgctcaatagcaagaattaccgaatgtttcaatctatctttgagaattgttgacctcaagtaattcttcattagtttgagtcgcgagaagcttctttcacctgattacacaattacggctaatgcataatgacGTTTGTATTAATAGCGCcttggattggcgttttccatattgaatgacatcccaaaatgacatttttttaaaatatatttccgtatatttgaagactttttcgtatattttgcaatttcgggagatttccatgagctcCTTGTAAATCGACAGGAAGGCACAGGAAatatgttttaagttataaaatggtttaatttaatattttaaacaccttgaattagcgcgggttccatgaaagtgcggatcctttggtcgcataggttgcagtggcctgagaccggccctgcaaaatagcggcgtatgctacgccgccggtcgactagtttattatatattttgctagttacatgtaacaaaacaaacaacaaaagtgggggaggggggattagTACAATAATGTTTCAGTGTTACTCCGAAATTCTTTAGTTGAGTAGCGACGATCCAAAGGGAATATTAAGTATCAGTCCAAAGGATAGTCTAGAACTGTAACTGTAATTCAtgtgtaataaaataaagagcgTTTTAATGAGCTCGTGTCATAGTCCCGATTCTAAACATGAAAAGGGTTAACAGCTTTGTGTTTAAATGGCTGAGATTAACACATTGTTTCCACGTAATTATAATGAAGAGTTTATTCAAAGGCCATACCATAAGGACGAAGGTGAGCCTAAAGATCTACCATTTGTTAAGGTTCTAGAACTGGAGGCTCGTTATTactattattctttttttgttgtctttcatTACTATCttgcaacataaaaaaaaatgtaaacccaCTAATTTTTCATAGtcgaaatttattttaaaagaaaaaaaaagtatcaaaaaATAGAAAGATTTGACTTTGATATAAATATAGCTAATGATTTCGCAATTACTCAGAAATCACAACATATGATAAATAACGGAACATAGGGCCTATAATATTCAGCACAACATACGATTGACAAGACAACATACAAACAACCAAAAACATGTAAATGATAATTGACCATACAATATATAAGGAAGTGTTTGCAATCACTTCCGGGTTAAAAGACTGACAAATTGACGATATGAGTTGAAACGATGAATGAAGCATACAGGTTACATATATACAGGAAGTACAAGATACACAATACACAAGTACTGGACAAAGCACCCAACCCAGagtttgtcaggtacccattagacagGGGCGTAGGTAtaaattttccatcgtttgtgtgcccggggggggggcttgacctctttgggggccccctgcattttgcgtactatttaattttttatataaaaaaaaacctcattTAAGGGCcttctcaagtgggggcccgggggaattttcaaattctcccctctcatcccccaccctagctacgccactgcctttaGAGTTGTTTTGAAAATCCCGAAAGCCACGCGGATTACAACTCGGCCACAAACGCTGCATAACATCTCAATCACGTGACATGAACGATATGGCATCAGCCGGAAAGGGGAAATTACGAACACTGACCGAAACACCTTTGAGGCTGTAGGCCTCCACACAAACAAACTTTCATTGTGATGTGTTCACCTTGTTTTCTTTCGTTCACCCTCTCGACACACAGCAAATCAATAAGGAAACTCTATCTCATTGTTACAATAACTAGCAGCAATTTACTTTATGTTTAAACTACTAGCTCCCCACAAGGATGATAAGTAGCAGCGATGCATAGAAGCAGGGCCTGATTTACCTCTAGGTAACACAAGCTTagggcccccaagaaatatttagcactgacatataataCCTGGACCATGTCTcgaatagcttagggccttttcaTGTGTAAAGACTGCACTGCATAGGAATATAAACAAACAGGGTGGTAGTCAGAACGATAGATTTCTTAATTAAAATGTGTCGAAATATTTTACACGAAAAGTGGTGTCAGAATGTACAGAAGACAAGATAGAAATGGGCCTAAACATCCTTGTTTTAAGACCTATACCAAATTTGAGACAAAGTTCTTTTAAATGACAGAAGCCATGACATGTTCGTGTAAATGTAACACCAAAATGCTTACAAAGAAGCCGCAAAGCCAAATTTACCCATTTTCATTTGGCTTCATGGAAATCAGAAGATATGTTTCGGTGTTGTTACGGAAGTAACTGGTCCAGATCAAGCTTCCTAAAGTGTTGAGAAATATTTCGCAAATGAGTCCGGCGTGTTTGTTTAGGGAACGTTAAAAATACTTcaagctgtgtgtgtgtgtgtgtgtaagtttaTTCTTCACAGGGCGACAATGTTGTCTTGTCGATAGCATCAAATCTATATACCTCCTTCTCTAACTTGTTTAGTTTGCTTACTTTTGACTTGTGACTCTAAATTGTTAGCCTCTAACTAATGTGTAGTGACACTATAGCGAGAAGCGTAGAAGTTTGGAGTTGAATCGGGTATTTCCTGAGTGACGCGTCAGATCATTTAAAAAGTGAGAACGGAAATAGAAAAGAATCAACGGACGAAAAACGACGAAGAAGACAAGCTTGTAGTATAGAGACGACGTAGACTGCGCccttattttgtaaataaattgttGTTCAAGGTAATAGCTGGATTTATTCAATATAttgtagtaactccagtggcggactgaaagggttaaggATACACACGACtaaggccaatcacacaggtcaacggctgtcgatagacaagggacagtactgctagtttacgcaaatatgacccatgttgtggtcatgtgatccaCAGCCTTCACGGACTAGAGACAGTGAGTAACAAAAGACagtgagtccaggacagcaagcagtaagcaagtaaggactgtgtgctaaaaagtgagtcctcgaaaatgtagctgtacgagctagagagattGTAGTGATTACTTTGGCAGTTCTGTTGTGatgcaaagcatttgaagtgtagccaattgtgtttattggctgttgttgatgtatttgtcattaaaccgctacattgtttattgaagctcctgttgtcaagttcttgtattagatgtgctgttgtgttgtttagcagtattatatatatatatatatatatatatatatatatatattattattattattatagcttttatatagcgctactttcatgcttatagcatgctcagagcgctttggtccaatctcatttgtggaccagtggggggagggggtatctaggagttggttttccgtgcccccttctaggtagccaagttcaagcgcacttggcctctcgaccacgcttcccacatataTATCATATCTTGTTCTGTTGGTTGTGTTTGTAAAGAACGCGCGTATAACATCTACACTCAACTAGATTTATAAGATTGATCAACCAACCACATCAACGCATCAACAATTGTCACTCACCTAAAACTGTCGCGTTGTCCGTTTCTGTCCTCTAAACAACTAGAACTAGGACGCTAAACTGAACTTCTGCcaactaaattaaaaacaaaattgtgctATAATTTTAACACTATCTTTATTGGCAACAGTTTATCAGCTCTCCTTTACTACCACTTGATAGTTGCACATTggtttttaagtaagtcatagAGTGAACGTGTAATACATACAGAAGACCTTGTCTACAAAAACATTCTTCAAGGTGAAATTCTGAAGGCCTTGTCTACAAAAACATTCTTCAAGGTGAAATTCTGAAGGCCTTGTCTAATCCTTGATCCTCTCTATATTTTTCCAAAAAGAACGCCATTGTTTTCAGATAGTTTAAGTGGAAGAAGgcatctatctatataattctcttcatggctcaagagtttggacaagaagtaaaggaaagatcactctttttaataatttacggatatttccaggaccttTTCGTCTATTtagcaatttcaggagatttccaggagctcctggtaaatcgacaggaggccgcgggaaatctgttacaagttataaaatggtttaattaaataatttatacacctaaaattagcgcgtgacctatgaaagtgcggggcccactgcggtcgcaaaGGTTGCAGTGTCCTATGCcgaccctgcaaaatagcggcgcgtgctacgccgccggtcgactagttctCTATATTTGGCATGTCAAACACGTGCGTCACCAAAGTTGGGGTTAGAGTTAGGCTACTTGCAGACTGCGCGGTTTCGACTGGACGCCGAAAAAAAAcggacgattttttttttcaatgtctttGTATCTTTCCTATTGCACGGGATTGGGCCGCCCCCTAGTCTACATTTGTATTTCGTTCATCTGAAATTAATGCTGTGTGATTGGTTCAACTCTTGTGGCCGTAcgactaaaaaaacaaacatctagAGTGAAACCATGCTTTTAGTCACGTAGGTCAACTGAGTCGGAGGCGTTTTAAGGAGACCATTAATTTCTCGTGTCCTTCTTGATATCGCTTTTGTCTTTATATCTAACCGTGAAAGTGGTCTTATTATTCTATGAGttgaaggcctcaacactgacctgcaacgtcacaatctGTGGGTCAGCGTTCAAGCCTACACTAACGATCGATCACGGCTCAGTTTATCCCGTGTCTGAAGACAATCCcacgtgtttgtttgttttttttcttcttttaattatatcattaaaaacaaaacttacttCAAGCGAATCACTTCTGGTTAATGGCACATTAGAAGTCAACTTATCCAAACACTCGCTCTTAAACTCTATCCAATAATTTCACCAAAGAATAGCTCACATTTTATTTGGACTACGCCAGCGGAAGCAGTCTTCTGATGTCGTTCCAACAATTACAGAACAAATATTTGCTAAGCTGACAACCGGTGTCATCTCTGAAAATGTCAGCCGgtgttttgcttttgtttttaactcattatcgattttttttttttacttcttcgACACTTTGGCATAATGTAAAGTATTCTCGTTGTTTTGATGCCGAAAAGAAACGCCATCTAGTGGCTGAATTAACAAAGAGAACTGTTAATAGGAAGAAGCAAtacgctgttgtttttttcttagtgGAAAATAAACGTTAATGATTAAGGGAATATTAAACGGGCGGACTATTTCCAATATCCTGCTTGCAGACGATATAGACCTCAATGGAGAAAATGCAGACCAGGTGCAAAGCAAGGATGCTGCAGCTATAACAGTTGGCATGGAATTCAGTTCTGAAAAAAAAGCGAAGCAATATTCTGTGGTGGAGATAGTACGAGATGCTGCAAAACAGTTGAATGGTCAGACATTAGAAGAAATGGACTCATTTAAATAGATGGGCTCAAACTTAACAAGAGATGGCAgatcaataaaagagataaagCCACGTTTAAGATTGGTATATGTCGTCATGAGCAAACTGTGTAAAAATTCTGGagagtaaaattaaaaaattggatTCTTCCAAAGAGGTCTCTGTactcctatatggttgtgaagGTAGGGCACTGAATGATGatgctgaaagaagaattcaagcctttgagagtaaatcgGTATTAGAGATCATGAATAGTAGacaatgagtttgtacttttacaagtcaacattcTAGCTGGAAGAACTGCTCAATACTgtaaagagacgaaagctgagctggttcggtcatattgtaaaacatgactcactgtctaaaGTCATCTTTCAATGTACTGAGGAAGGAGCAGCAAGAAAGGGTCGCCATGAAAAAGGCTATCTGGACAAGAATGGACCGACCTTTCTCTTGATGTCCTGCTAAGAACAACTGCTGACTTGAAACAACGTAGGGACGGAAGTGGTTTCAGCACCCTACGACAAAAACCAAGGGACATatgagagatgagagagactattatactttttaaaatgagcTTTTCGGAGAGGATGAACTCTACATTTACAAGtacatatctcaataatgtagatatt encodes:
- the LOC106057284 gene encoding uncharacterized protein LOC106057284 gives rise to the protein MAAQRTSARWTLVQFSAYFTFVFTCCIVAAVALAGVVDDGTAVAPENARKQVTTNLGRFQTSPLHQSSITIQAKITYLQARTSGRRRFTRMSSSGRSLPWSIKRILEQTRKKRQNTIDSQNRNWISVEGTKNSRIYSLDDTLKQTEEMKYPSRAKTNYRNVFQDLLHLINTSLSRKHFFLSKAKNELTELGKPPQDSFAMLKEFLADTPVTSFYDGADLLKASDTHADNVSIVDALPSSSRAWVVTDNAWTSQNHFVPFYGKGIMYASNSTHTKRHPRSVDNNTDEGKSEDLLLTEALHHIEDIRSQEAPCAETGEKIVLLKNMKLNTQHFHRFFADIVNKTVQMANTISDLLLFSHNPPESYMNVFYAMTQALVETGPMVRGCAIAFNISEGATASTAASASPAKPDSPAPTTTSGAPKKPQVGSLFPYSYRTRDGEVVVTDLSKIYHFHRTAWFSFHANKSTEGLMKPRNRILTNKTDVGYLSPYISKWTSAVSVSPEDGFWAVPYYDCQLKNWVIQYSVPFYQQNGSVPEFKGVVLLEANFEAIPINQCAYDGGLFSGTHRCNRQSTECKYIPSSTLQWGSYLCVCKEGYSFPTPNAANKFFDGRSVERAYLEFVRNVSSDYSNELNCLPMSTTPASTTPLGGEGDPIVAFDFLVRGIPLGIQSFCMTVSLVIAIVILCFRKTKVMRTSIWALLEMLLLGAILLYATVVLQYFEPTTTTCLLLPWLREMGFAIVYGVLVLKIYRILAEFQSRKAHRVHVRDKDLLKYLAVIMIVVIAYMSAWTAVNMDHLRNNSTILERLYTKDRLAYTLCRAMWWDYVIEAGEFIFLCFGIYMCYCIRSAPTEYSEGRFITGAICYEAIVSTIFYILRHMWWYEMHPDHLFLMFFLRCQLTVTVVLLIILGPKLWYAHRPPDEDHGRSRAYSQSDVQDSSSPETMKLNVGISSNGDVEVGEISLTEMDPEDIRAELKRLYTQLQIYKTKTMRKDNPHISKRRGGRKQTHRRFSLQAFHHKHRHHHEHDHEHEMSKTPEESTNSAEAMAFTIEPSVKEEPNEGRALPSVSFKPGHK